One window of Mesorhizobium sp. PAMC28654 genomic DNA carries:
- a CDS encoding SIMPL domain-containing protein, with the protein MTRHLLPLALAASIAFPAMAGAADSLPPPRIVVTGEGEATTPPDLALLSLSVMREAKTARAALDANNDAMAAVIAAMKAAGIKDRDLQTAGIQINPRYNYTNKPDGGQDAELVAYQVTNTLAVRVRDIDKTGEILDKAVSLGVNQGGGISFTNDNPAATVTEARKKAVADAVAKAKTLAEAAGVSLGRVLEINDQNIRPMPMAINAKAFDSVAGAAVPTQAGENAYNVQVTVTFELK; encoded by the coding sequence ATGACCAGACATCTTTTGCCACTCGCGCTCGCCGCTTCAATCGCTTTTCCGGCGATGGCTGGAGCCGCCGATTCGCTGCCCCCGCCCCGCATCGTCGTGACCGGTGAAGGCGAGGCCACCACGCCGCCGGACCTGGCGCTGCTGTCGCTCAGCGTCATGCGCGAGGCCAAGACGGCGCGCGCCGCGCTCGATGCCAACAATGACGCCATGGCCGCCGTGATCGCGGCGATGAAGGCGGCCGGCATCAAGGATCGCGACCTGCAGACTGCGGGTATCCAGATCAACCCGCGCTACAACTACACCAACAAGCCCGACGGCGGCCAGGACGCCGAGCTTGTCGCCTACCAGGTGACCAACACGCTGGCGGTGCGGGTGCGCGACATCGACAAGACCGGCGAGATCCTCGACAAGGCGGTGTCGCTCGGCGTCAACCAGGGCGGCGGTATTTCCTTCACCAACGACAACCCGGCCGCGACGGTCACCGAGGCCCGCAAGAAGGCCGTGGCCGACGCCGTGGCCAAGGCCAAGACACTGGCCGAGGCCGCCGGTGTCAGCCTCGGACGGGTGCTGGAGATCAACGACCAGAACATCCGGCCGATGCCGATGGCGATCAACGCCAAGGCGTTCGATTCGGTCGCCGGCGCCGCCGTCCCGACACAGGCCGGCGAAAATGCCTACAATGTGCAGGTCACCGTCACCTTCGAATTGAAGTAA
- a CDS encoding Swt1 family HEPN domain-containing protein, protein MFEGYLRELIVGVLSKDGKETWWDKLPGDIQMEVSKLEETEEMKGWMALGSRDKSALMTLPQLLKVIDHNWKGVFDEVVRDKSLVQEARLIGHLRNTICHMSTIPAEESDRIRQTMRDWFRIVAP, encoded by the coding sequence GTGTTCGAGGGCTATCTACGCGAGTTGATTGTCGGGGTGCTTTCCAAAGACGGAAAGGAGACATGGTGGGATAAACTACCTGGCGACATTCAGATGGAGGTCAGCAAGCTGGAAGAGACGGAGGAAATGAAGGGCTGGATGGCGCTCGGGTCTCGAGACAAATCGGCCTTAATGACCCTGCCCCAACTTTTGAAGGTCATTGACCACAATTGGAAGGGGGTGTTCGACGAGGTTGTACGCGACAAGAGCCTTGTGCAAGAGGCAAGGCTGATCGGTCACTTGCGCAACACGATTTGCCACATGAGTACGATTCCTGCCGAGGAGTCGGATCGAATTCGGCAAACTATGCGTGATTGGTTTAGGATAGTTGCCCCTTGA